The Psychrosphaera ytuae genome includes a region encoding these proteins:
- a CDS encoding sugar porter family MFS transporter encodes MSNNNNSEANHENLSFIILISIVATIGGFLFGFDSGVINGTVEGLSSTFKSNDVATGFQVASMLLGCAFGAFFAGRLSDSLGRKNVLLITAVFFIISAWGSGAADTSMAFVIARILGGVAVGAASVMAPAYIAEVAPARIRGALATAQQVAIILGLFSAFVSNYFIADAANGSTQILWANEAAWRWMFWMELLPAVLFFVALLFIPESPRFLVIKDRPIQATVVLSRLYGDSNALFKLREIQASIDQDHQPKLSDLIDKSVKRVKPIVWVGIGLASFQQLVGINVVFYYGAVLWQAVGFTEADALLINILSAGLSIAACLITIFLIDKVGRKPFLLIGSIGMTIALFVMVIALGSGNLDDNNKLMLTDAMGATALISANVYVFFFNMSWGPVMWVLLGEMFPNQIRGSGLAVSGLFQWGTNFLITMTFPLLLLSIGLAGAYSIYAGFALLSIVFVYYFVRETKGKELEEMQN; translated from the coding sequence GTGTCAAATAATAACAACTCAGAAGCCAATCACGAGAACCTTAGTTTTATTATTCTTATTAGTATCGTCGCTACTATTGGTGGTTTTTTGTTTGGTTTTGACAGCGGGGTTATAAATGGAACCGTTGAAGGGTTATCAAGCACGTTTAAATCAAATGATGTGGCTACTGGGTTTCAAGTCGCATCCATGTTACTTGGCTGCGCTTTTGGTGCCTTTTTTGCTGGACGCCTTTCAGATTCTTTAGGTCGAAAAAACGTACTTCTCATCACTGCAGTCTTCTTCATTATCTCTGCATGGGGCTCTGGTGCCGCCGATACGTCGATGGCATTTGTCATTGCTCGTATTCTTGGAGGTGTTGCGGTAGGCGCAGCCTCAGTTATGGCCCCTGCCTATATAGCTGAAGTCGCACCGGCAAGAATACGTGGCGCGCTTGCAACAGCTCAGCAAGTGGCAATCATTCTGGGTTTATTTAGTGCGTTTGTCAGTAATTACTTCATCGCTGACGCGGCAAATGGCTCCACTCAGATTTTATGGGCTAACGAAGCAGCTTGGCGCTGGATGTTCTGGATGGAATTACTACCTGCAGTGTTATTTTTTGTCGCTTTGCTGTTTATCCCAGAAAGTCCGCGATTTTTAGTAATTAAAGACCGTCCTATTCAAGCTACTGTCGTGTTGTCTCGATTATACGGTGATAGTAATGCATTGTTTAAACTACGAGAGATCCAAGCCAGCATTGACCAAGACCATCAGCCAAAATTATCAGATTTAATCGATAAATCAGTAAAACGAGTCAAGCCTATCGTTTGGGTTGGTATTGGTCTCGCATCATTTCAACAACTCGTTGGCATCAATGTGGTGTTTTACTATGGCGCGGTACTTTGGCAAGCCGTAGGATTTACCGAGGCAGATGCATTGCTCATCAACATTCTTAGTGCGGGTCTGAGTATTGCAGCTTGTTTGATCACGATATTCTTAATTGACAAAGTAGGTCGCAAACCGTTTTTATTAATCGGCTCTATCGGCATGACAATAGCGCTGTTTGTAATGGTAATTGCCTTAGGTAGCGGTAATCTTGATGATAATAATAAGCTGATGCTCACGGATGCTATGGGGGCGACAGCGCTCATTTCAGCAAATGTATATGTGTTTTTCTTTAACATGTCGTGGGGACCGGTAATGTGGGTGTTACTAGGTGAAATGTTCCCTAATCAGATCCGTGGCTCGGGGCTTGCCGTCAGTGGTTTGTTCCAGTGGGGAACTAACTTCTTGATCACTATGACCTTCCCTCTCCTTTTACTGTCTATAGGATTAGCTGGGGCGTACAGCATATATGCAGGTTTTGCCCTTCTCTCGATTGTCTTTGTGTATTACTTTGTTCGCGAGACCAAAGGAAAAGAGCTAGAAGAAATGCAAAATTAG